The following are encoded in a window of Thunnus albacares chromosome 17, fThuAlb1.1, whole genome shotgun sequence genomic DNA:
- the LOC122967221 gene encoding uncharacterized protein LOC122967221: protein MALGLLLWVSWICLLLFNGSVGLPAIKGYGYPYVADFRNIGDDGEDQVLNAPIFDQTNWQASNNYGTGYSKPPVAQQPNLVPTSQNLPNTPSAHEVERLINGESRDWGLDNLDKPLLFPLRPNNQLNDAANPQPNPIQPQSSVSVASTNRVPLSPNTGGSTQYASPTAYYEPTLSYPSQASGSYGGGDYGFGHQNQDFNTGSRADRGDLSRSPHLVFEEVFQLPSKNTDGLSDPSYGAVPATVGGYSQVTDPGFSPGYASTQGSSSFPSYPSNVGAQPAYPSEMADPSASFPRGENLDFSRTHYQPRDISSWLPQEPVNTQEVEVSQGLSEPIPPPPPSSYIMQSRNGYQRGRYLLTESKYSPEFPIAVNSKGVKSTAHSQPAATKGVKNPERTKW from the exons ATGGCTCTTGGACTCCTTTTGTG GGTTTCCTGgatttgtttgttgctgtttaatGGCAGTGTTGGTTTGCCAGCTATAAAAG GTTATGGATATCCGTATGTGGCTGACTTCCGTAACATTGGGGATGATGGAGAAGATCAAGTTTTGAATGCTCCTATATTTGATCAGACTAACTGGCAGGCTTCAAATAACTATGGGACAGGCTACAGCAAACCCCCAGTTGCACAGCAGCCAAATTTGGTCCCAACTAGCCAAAACCTGCCCAACACACCTAGTGCTCATGAGGTAGAGAGACTCATTAATGGTGAATCAAGAGACTGGGGGCTGGACAACCTTGACAAACCACTTCTCTTTCCCTTAAGACCCAACAACCAGTTGAATGATGCAGCAAACCCTCAGCCGAACCCTATTCAACCTCAATCATCAGTAAGTGTTGCTTCTACAAACAGAGTGCCTCTCTCTCCGAACACTGGTGGCTCTACACAGTATGCTAGTCCAACTGCCTACTATGAGCCTACTCTATCCTACCCTTCTCAGGCTTCTGGCAGTTATGGTGGGGGTGACTATGGTTTTGGACACCAAAACCAGGACTTTAACACTGGCTCCAGAGCAGACAGAGGTGACTTGAGTAGGAGTCCCCATCTTGTCTTTGAGGAAGTCTTCCAGTTGCCCTCTAAGAATACTGATGGCTTGTCTGATCCAAGTTATGGTGCCGTCCCTGCTACTGTAGGTGGTTATAGCCAAGTTACTGACCCAGGGTTTTCACCTGGTTATGCCTCCACACAAGGGAGCTCTTCATTCCCCAGTTATCCATCCAATGTAGGAGCCCAGCCTGCCTATCCATCTGAGATGGCAGACCCCTCTGCCAGCTTCCCTAGAGGAGAGAACCTTGACTTCAGTCGAACACACTACCAGCCACGTGATATCTCCTCTTGGCTTCCACAAGAACCAGTCAACACCCAAGAAGTTGAGGTTTCCCAGGGATTGAGTGAACCAatccctcctccacctccctcaaGCTATATCATGCAGTCCAGAAATGGCTACCAGCGAGGCAGGTATCTCCTCACTGAATCCAAGTACTCCCCAGAATTTCCAATAGCTGTAAACTCCAAGGGTGTCAAAAGTACTGCACATAGTCAACCAGCTGCCACTAAAGGTGTAAAGAACCCTGAAAG AACCAAATGGTAA